In a single window of the Victivallis lenta genome:
- a CDS encoding ABC transporter ATP-binding protein has protein sequence MNPNVLEIDGLTVSFFTDEGEAKAVNGVRFAVPRGKVLALVGESGCGKSVTSYSILRLIQKPGRITGGHIRYHGADGMELDLAAVSEKDPRLYEIRGNRIAMIFQEPMTALSPVHTIGGQLSEVLFLHRKMSKKEARERVIAMLGRVGIPAPERRFDQYPFELSGGMRQRIVIAMAMLSSPELLIADEPTTALDVTIQSQVLSLMRSLQRETGSSVLLITHDLAVVAETADLVAVMYLGRIVEQGSVREIIKNPLHPYTHGLLASLPGLHGRGERLPSIRGSVPGLLDTPPGCPFHPRCDFAVKGLCDKGEPPEERTIGERKICCARAEEMTVLLEKEKECRMPAKT, from the coding sequence AGGGGGAGGCGAAGGCCGTGAACGGCGTCCGCTTCGCCGTGCCGCGCGGAAAGGTGCTGGCGCTGGTCGGGGAATCCGGCTGCGGCAAAAGCGTGACGAGCTACTCGATCCTGCGGCTGATCCAGAAGCCGGGGAGGATCACCGGCGGACATATCCGTTATCACGGCGCGGACGGCATGGAGCTGGATCTCGCCGCGGTTTCGGAGAAAGATCCGCGTCTTTACGAGATACGCGGCAACCGCATTGCGATGATTTTCCAGGAGCCGATGACGGCGCTTTCACCGGTGCATACGATCGGCGGCCAGCTGTCGGAGGTGCTGTTCCTGCATCGGAAGATGTCGAAGAAGGAGGCGCGGGAACGGGTGATCGCGATGCTCGGCCGGGTCGGGATTCCGGCGCCGGAGCGGCGGTTCGACCAGTATCCGTTCGAGCTCTCCGGCGGGATGCGGCAGCGGATTGTGATTGCGATGGCGATGCTGAGCAGCCCGGAGCTGCTGATTGCGGACGAGCCGACGACGGCGCTCGACGTGACGATCCAGTCGCAGGTGCTTTCGCTGATGCGGAGCCTGCAGCGCGAGACGGGCAGCAGCGTGCTTCTGATCACGCACGATCTGGCGGTGGTTGCGGAGACGGCGGACCTGGTGGCGGTGATGTATCTCGGCCGGATCGTCGAGCAGGGGAGCGTGCGGGAGATCATCAAAAATCCGCTGCACCCGTACACGCACGGGCTGCTGGCGTCGCTGCCGGGATTGCACGGACGCGGGGAGCGGCTGCCGTCGATCCGCGGCTCGGTGCCGGGGCTGCTGGATACGCCGCCGGGATGCCCGTTCCACCCGCGCTGCGATTTCGCCGTGAAAGGGCTGTGCGACAAGGGGGAGCCGCCGGAGGAGCGGACGATCGGAGAACGGAAGATCTGCTGCGCCCGGGCGGAGGAGATGACCGTGCTGTTGGAAAAAGAGAAAGAATGCCGCATGCCCGCGAAAACGTAA